TTTCAATTCTTGCAAGTGCTCCGTCGATTGGAGAATCAACACGCAGCGTATCCACGGTTGGGCACGTCGTCGCATCCGGCGGACGATCCAGTCCGACTTCGGCATTCGCCGGGGATGGAATTTTCACCGGCCAACCTCACGGAATTTCAACCGGCGGACACGGTCGACTCCGAGGATGTCCACGAGCAACCAACCACCGATGAACTGTTTAGCAAGTTCTTCGGTCTGCTTGGGCCGAACGGTCCATTGCCGTTGCATCTGACGGAGTACGCACTCGAACGGGAACAGCATTTCGACGACCCCACATTTCGAGCGTTTCTCGATGTGTTCCATCATCGAATGATGCTGTTGTTCTATCGAGCTTGGGCCACCGCACAGCCGACGGTTCAATACGATCGCCCCGATGAAGACCACTACGGCGTCGTGTTGGGGTCGTTGCTGGGAATCGGTTTGCCGTCGCAACGAAATCTCAGTGCCGTTCCCGATGCCACGAAGTTGCACTTCGCGGGGCACTTGAGTCGGCAGACACGCAACGCGGAAGGTTTGATCAGCCTGTTACGACATATCTTCCGTGTACCGGTGGACGTCGAATCGTTCACCGGCCATTGGGTCCGCATTCCCGAAACCGCACAAACGCGACTCGGTGAGGAATCCACGAGTAACCAACTTGGTGTCTCGGCCGTTTTGGGTGACACGTTGTGGGATCGGCAGTCGCGTTGTCGGGTGATTCTCGGACCGGTACCGGCTCCTTTGTTTCGACGATTGCTGCCCGGTGGCGATCTTCACACGTTGCTCGCCGACGCAATCACTGACTATGTCGGCAACGAACTCGCTTGCGATGTCACTTTGATTCTCGCCGGACGAGACGTGCCCCAAACGCGACTCGGCTTCGAGCCCGAACCGCCCAAGAACGTGGGCTGTGAACTCGGATTCAACACGTGGTTGCTGTCTGGTGAGGAATCGTCCGACCGCGATGATTTGACAATGAGTGATGAACTGCTCCGCCGCCGTACCAATGTCGTTCCATCGAAGGAGTGAGATCGCATGTCCGACCAGACGTTCACACAAGACGATCGGTTCGCCAAACTCACAACCGAATTCGGCAAAGACGTTCTCCTGCTGAATTCCGTTCAAGGGTCGGAACGGATGGGCGAACTTTTTGCGTATCGGGTCGTGGTCCAATCGCAGAACGAAACCGTCGCATACACGGATTTGCTTGGAACCGGTTGCACGATCGAGTACGGCGATGCGTATCTTCATGGCGTGATCACCGACTTTGAACAAACGTGCGAGAGCGATTCCATCAAGGACAATCCGCTCGACGAGTACACCTTCACATTCCGTCCTTGGGCATGGCTGCTCACGCAGACGAGCCATTGCCGCACGTTCGCGAACATGACGGTCAGCGATATCGTGTCGGCGGTCTGTGCGGATGCCCAAGTTGATGTCGACATCGCTGACACACCGAACACTCGCGTTTCCGATGCCCAATACAACGAATCGGATTTCGATTTCCTCTACCGTTTGCTGCAACGCGAAGGACTTACGTTCTTTTTCATCCATGCGGACGGTTCGCAAACGATGAAAATTGTTGCCGACCCCGCCTCGCTTCCCGACATTTCGATTGACGACCCTGAGGAAGTTCGGGCGCGTCATCACCTCTGCACGAACACTGTTCAGCAGACCGGCTACGATTATCAAAACCCACAGAATCTGGTGGTCCAATTGGATGATGGCGGTTATGGAACCGACCTACAGACTTTGCAACGCACCCTCGACTCGCAGGATGACTTGTCGCTGGACGATGCCGCCGAAACCTGCACACAGGCATATAATGCCACTTGGCAGAAACGCTTTGAAACGCTAACCGCTCGCAGCGATGACCCCACCATTCAAGTCGGTCGGGCATTCAATTCGACCTGGGTTGACCGCCTGAAAAGTGGCAGCGATTCCGGTGAGAGCGAGAAGGTCGTAATCACGAATGTGAACCTGAAAGTCACCAACTGCCGATACGAACCGGACGTCGCGACCAGCGACGATCTCGACATCGAGTTACAGTACGACTTTGTACGTGCGGATCGCCTGCCGGGTTTGCCGACGATTCCAAATCGGGCGCGGATCGATGGGATTCAATCCGCGAAAGTTATCGACAATGCCGACCCGCTGAACCTCGGCCGTTTGCTGCTGCGGTTTTTCTGGGATGGCCAGGACGACGAATCCGCCGCCTCGACGGCATGGGCGCGGGTCTGCCAGATGTGGGCGTCGAATAGTTTTGGCGGTCATTCCGTTCCGGAAGTCGACGACGAAGTTCTCTGCGGTTTCGAGAACGGAAATCCGAATCGGCCGGTGGTGATCGGTCGGCTACACAATTCCGCCAACTTACCACCGGATGGCGATCTCACGAACCAAACCATTCTGCAAACCCGCTCTGGACATCAACTCATTTTCACCGAGGATGACAGTTCGGAAACGCAAGGGATATTCTTTCACTCCACGAACGACTTTTCGCGTGTCGTCGACAACGATGACGAACTGAAAGTCTCCAACAATCGGACCGTCACGATTGATGAAGGTGACGACTCGCTGACGCTGAATTCCGGCGGCCGCTCCGTTGAAATCAAGGAAGGTGACGACGAACTCAAGGTGAATGCTGGAGACCGTTCCGTCGAGATTGCGGAAGGCGATCTGAGCGTGAACTGTGAGGCTGGCAATATCGTCCAGCAAGCCGGGGATTCGATTTCGCTGCAAGCAGAGAGTTCGATTTCGCTGCAAGTTGGGGGCAACTCAATCGAAATCACGCCCGAAGGCATCACGCTTTCGGTCGGCGGTAGTGCGATCGAGCTGTCCGAGTCCGGCGTTACGATTAGCGGTGCCCAAATCACGGTCTCCGCCGACGCAAGTTTGGAACTCAGTTCGTCGGCCATTCTCGAAGCATCCGGGTCCGCCGAAGTCACGCTCCAAGGTGGAATCGTGATGATCAACTAATTCGTCTTCGCACCGATCAAGTTCCATGTCCATACTGCTGAACATCCAAGACACTCGCGACGGAAACGCCCGGCGGATTTTCATTCGCGACGGGCAGACGCTCTCGTTCGGTAGTGATCCCTGGAACGACGTCACACTCAACGACGACGCCATCGCCGGGAAACATTTCACGATCGCCTGCCAACCGACCGCAGAGTTTCACGTTGCGAGCGATGCGACCGAACTCCAACTCAACGAAGTCGCCGCAGCGGACGGGTTGTTGAATCAGGACGATGTCCTCACGGTGGGATCGTTCACGATTCATGTGCTACGCACGACGAACTCCAATCCGACGGGAGACGACTCGGACTCATCCGATTCGGCATCGGCATCCGTTCCGAAAATTGCACCACAGGCGACGACGAGCGAGATTGTCGCCGGCTGTCGGTTGACTCAGGAACAGACAACGCGATTTGCCGCCCAGCCTGATCCGCACGCATGCATCGACGAATGTGTGGCCGATGGGGATTGGAACTCCGCCGCGATGGTGTTGCTTGGGTTGATGACGGAAATGCAACGACTCGATTGGCTACTTCCGTTGTGCTTCATAGTTCCCACTGTCAATGACGAGACAACCGCCGAAAC
This portion of the Thalassoroseus pseudoceratinae genome encodes:
- the tssG gene encoding type VI secretion system baseplate subunit TssG, with amino-acid sequence MGSTHRPTTDPVNTPDASEHETWKDELHAEPWRFQFLQVLRRLENQHAAYPRLGTSSHPADDPVRLRHSPGMEFSPANLTEFQPADTVDSEDVHEQPTTDELFSKFFGLLGPNGPLPLHLTEYALEREQHFDDPTFRAFLDVFHHRMMLLFYRAWATAQPTVQYDRPDEDHYGVVLGSLLGIGLPSQRNLSAVPDATKLHFAGHLSRQTRNAEGLISLLRHIFRVPVDVESFTGHWVRIPETAQTRLGEESTSNQLGVSAVLGDTLWDRQSRCRVILGPVPAPLFRRLLPGGDLHTLLADAITDYVGNELACDVTLILAGRDVPQTRLGFEPEPPKNVGCELGFNTWLLSGEESSDRDDLTMSDELLRRRTNVVPSKE
- a CDS encoding type VI secretion system Vgr family protein — encoded protein: MSDQTFTQDDRFAKLTTEFGKDVLLLNSVQGSERMGELFAYRVVVQSQNETVAYTDLLGTGCTIEYGDAYLHGVITDFEQTCESDSIKDNPLDEYTFTFRPWAWLLTQTSHCRTFANMTVSDIVSAVCADAQVDVDIADTPNTRVSDAQYNESDFDFLYRLLQREGLTFFFIHADGSQTMKIVADPASLPDISIDDPEEVRARHHLCTNTVQQTGYDYQNPQNLVVQLDDGGYGTDLQTLQRTLDSQDDLSLDDAAETCTQAYNATWQKRFETLTARSDDPTIQVGRAFNSTWVDRLKSGSDSGESEKVVITNVNLKVTNCRYEPDVATSDDLDIELQYDFVRADRLPGLPTIPNRARIDGIQSAKVIDNADPLNLGRLLLRFFWDGQDDESAASTAWARVCQMWASNSFGGHSVPEVDDEVLCGFENGNPNRPVVIGRLHNSANLPPDGDLTNQTILQTRSGHQLIFTEDDSSETQGIFFHSTNDFSRVVDNDDELKVSNNRTVTIDEGDDSLTLNSGGRSVEIKEGDDELKVNAGDRSVEIAEGDLSVNCEAGNIVQQAGDSISLQAESSISLQVGGNSIEITPEGITLSVGGSAIELSESGVTISGAQITVSADASLELSSSAILEASGSAEVTLQGGIVMIN
- a CDS encoding FHA domain-containing protein, with the translated sequence MSILLNIQDTRDGNARRIFIRDGQTLSFGSDPWNDVTLNDDAIAGKHFTIACQPTAEFHVASDATELQLNEVAAADGLLNQDDVLTVGSFTIHVLRTTNSNPTGDDSDSSDSASASVPKIAPQATTSEIVAGCRLTQEQTTRFAAQPDPHACIDECVADGDWNSAAMVLLGLMTEMQRLDWLLPLCFIVPTVNDETTAETVIERLRNFREQPEESLRRELNPIALATSKKNAWRWLLCMVYWAGDSLGPSDVEPIPPPEHLPIVAGLQVLQLLPIPADATPTDVRLKWVGEGQTILQSPSPADPKESDSSVLLGQSA